In the Thauera sedimentorum genome, one interval contains:
- the argH gene encoding argininosuccinate lyase, with translation MTDTTSSQPAKAWSGRFSEPVSDLVKRYTASVFFDQRMAAQDIRGSLAHAKMLARQGIIGAQDLADIERGMAQIAGEIERGEFAWSLDDEDVHLNIEKRLTALVGDAGKRLHTGRSRNDQVATDIRLWLRDAIDQILVLIADFQKNLLDVAEAHADTPMPGFTHLQVAQPVTFGHHLMAYYEMSRRDAERFVDCRKRVNRLPLGSAALAGTSYPIDREFVAAELGFDEVCYNSLDAVSDRDFAIEFCAASALLMTHLSRLSEELILWMSPRVGFIDLADRFCTGSSIMPQKKNPDVPELVRGKTGRVNGSLIALLTLMKGQPLAYNKDNQEDKEPLFDTADTVIDTLRIYADMIGGIRVKAESMRDALTQGYATATDLADYLVKKGLPFRDAHEAVALAVRAAEVRGCDLPQFTLDELRAAMAHVPGATERVGEDVFGVLTVDGSLASRKHIGGTAPEQVRAAVARARARLG, from the coding sequence ATGACAGACACCACCTCCTCCCAGCCGGCCAAGGCCTGGTCCGGGCGCTTTTCCGAACCCGTCTCCGACCTGGTGAAACGCTACACCGCTTCGGTGTTCTTCGACCAGCGCATGGCCGCGCAGGACATCCGCGGCTCGCTCGCCCACGCCAAGATGCTCGCCCGCCAGGGCATCATCGGCGCGCAGGACCTCGCGGACATCGAACGCGGCATGGCGCAGATCGCCGGCGAGATCGAACGCGGCGAGTTCGCCTGGAGCCTGGACGACGAGGACGTGCACCTCAACATCGAGAAGCGCCTGACCGCGCTGGTGGGCGATGCCGGCAAGCGCCTGCACACCGGGCGCAGCCGTAACGACCAGGTGGCCACCGACATCCGCCTGTGGCTGCGCGACGCGATCGACCAGATCCTCGTGCTGATCGCCGACTTCCAGAAGAACCTGCTCGACGTGGCCGAAGCCCACGCCGACACGCCGATGCCCGGCTTCACCCACCTGCAGGTGGCTCAGCCGGTGACCTTCGGCCACCACCTGATGGCCTACTACGAGATGAGCCGGCGCGACGCCGAACGCTTTGTCGACTGCCGCAAGCGGGTCAACCGCCTGCCGCTGGGCTCCGCCGCGCTGGCCGGCACCAGCTACCCGATCGACCGCGAGTTCGTCGCCGCCGAACTGGGCTTCGACGAGGTCTGCTACAACTCGCTCGATGCGGTCAGCGACCGCGACTTCGCCATCGAATTCTGCGCTGCCTCGGCGCTGCTGATGACCCACCTCTCCCGCCTGTCGGAAGAGCTCATCCTGTGGATGAGCCCGCGCGTGGGCTTCATCGATCTCGCCGACCGCTTCTGCACCGGCTCGTCCATCATGCCGCAGAAGAAGAACCCGGACGTACCCGAGTTGGTTCGCGGCAAGACCGGCCGCGTGAATGGCAGCCTGATCGCCCTGCTCACCCTGATGAAGGGCCAGCCGCTGGCCTACAACAAGGACAACCAGGAAGACAAGGAACCGCTGTTCGACACCGCCGACACGGTGATCGACACCCTGCGCATCTACGCCGACATGATCGGCGGCATCCGCGTCAAGGCCGAGTCCATGCGCGACGCGCTGACCCAGGGCTACGCCACCGCCACCGACCTGGCCGACTACCTGGTCAAGAAGGGCCTGCCCTTCCGCGATGCCCACGAGGCCGTGGCCCTCGCGGTGCGTGCGGCCGAGGTGCGCGGTTGCGACCTGCCGCAATTCACCCTGGACGAACTGCGTGCGGCAATGGCCCATGTGCCCGGCGCGACCGAACGCGTGGGCGAGGACGTGTTCGGCGTACTCACCGTGGACGGCTCGCTCGCCTCGCGCAAGCATATCGGCGGCACGGCCCCGGAGCAGGTGCGCGCGGCAGTCGCCCGCGCCCGCGCGCGCCTGGGCTGA
- a CDS encoding PilW family protein has protein sequence MRQRSHLTMTPRSQRGMTLIEVMIGMLIGMLILGGVLFAFLSSRQTYWYNDAVQRLQENGRIAIDIMVNDLHSSGFAGCRRLTNLDSDIRGRALLPADVQTAVGNDSITRPFVYAGVGAVANTDSFSVLGGGEPIPVSAAMASTSANITLDGAFAPLGNRLAVNNLALITDCQQADVFTVTGLGATTVSHAAFERTYNVGSILIPQFGTWINYYVRETPRVNQAGQPVRALYRQFGGNAAQELIEGVERMHIRYGIGDGEGFGPVQSYVAAAAVPDWRRVVSIRVQLLIATPENNVLTEIQPAIPFGDEGAADDFVPADRRFYQVFSTSIALRNRIK, from the coding sequence ATGCGACAGCGCAGCCATCTCACAATGACACCTCGTTCGCAACGCGGCATGACGCTTATCGAAGTCATGATCGGCATGCTGATCGGCATGCTGATTCTTGGCGGAGTGCTCTTCGCGTTTCTGTCAAGTCGGCAGACATACTGGTACAACGACGCCGTGCAAAGGCTGCAGGAGAATGGCCGGATCGCCATCGACATCATGGTCAATGACCTTCATTCATCGGGCTTTGCAGGTTGTCGCCGACTGACCAACCTTGATTCCGACATCCGGGGCCGGGCGCTGCTGCCAGCGGACGTACAGACCGCCGTCGGCAACGACTCGATTACCCGACCGTTCGTTTATGCGGGAGTCGGTGCAGTCGCGAACACCGACAGCTTCAGCGTTCTTGGCGGCGGAGAACCCATTCCGGTCTCGGCAGCGATGGCATCGACATCCGCCAATATCACTCTTGACGGAGCTTTCGCACCTCTGGGCAACCGGCTTGCAGTGAACAATCTGGCGCTGATTACCGACTGTCAGCAAGCGGACGTCTTTACGGTGACAGGCCTTGGCGCCACGACCGTGTCTCACGCAGCGTTCGAGCGCACTTACAACGTAGGCTCGATACTCATTCCGCAGTTTGGCACCTGGATCAACTACTACGTGCGAGAAACGCCGCGTGTCAATCAGGCCGGTCAGCCCGTCCGCGCACTCTACCGTCAGTTCGGTGGCAATGCCGCGCAGGAACTGATCGAAGGTGTCGAGCGCATGCACATTCGGTACGGCATCGGCGACGGGGAAGGTTTCGGCCCTGTGCAGTCATACGTCGCTGCTGCCGCGGTGCCTGACTGGAGGCGCGTGGTTTCCATTCGCGTACAGTTATTGATCGCTACGCCCGAGAACAACGTGCTCACCGAGATACAACCCGCCATTCCATTCGGTGACGAAGGCGCAGCCGACGACTTCGTCCCCGCCGACAGGCGCTTTTATCAGGTTTTCAGCACGTCAATTGCACTACGCAACCGAATCAAGTGA
- a CDS encoding fructosamine kinase family protein: MPARSARAPIEAAIRQAAGNAFRLAQIDAVAGGCTHETFVVGDGRQRYFVKLDTAAKQPVFAAEADGLAAIAATRSFRTPAVVGCTTDEHHAFLILEHLELRPVHSAEEGSRFGETLAALHEACGAQFGWHADNYIGASLQRNTLTDNWSQFFVEFRLRPQFAMARAHGFAGELQKQGERLFERVPALFLDYRPRASLLHGDLWHGNAGVLPDGTPALFDPAVHYGDRESDIAMSELFGGFPSAFHAAYRRRAPLNEGFEQRKLLYSLYHILNHLNLFGRGYLGEATRLVTRLNDSLGIRRL; encoded by the coding sequence ATGCCGGCTCGCAGCGCCCGCGCCCCGATCGAAGCTGCCATCCGCCAGGCGGCCGGCAACGCCTTCCGCCTGGCTCAGATCGACGCGGTCGCCGGCGGCTGCACGCACGAGACCTTCGTCGTCGGCGACGGCCGCCAGCGCTACTTCGTCAAGCTCGACACGGCCGCCAAGCAGCCGGTGTTCGCCGCCGAAGCCGACGGCTTGGCGGCGATCGCCGCCACCCGCAGCTTCCGCACCCCGGCGGTGGTTGGCTGCACGACCGACGAACACCACGCCTTCCTGATCCTGGAGCACCTTGAACTGCGCCCGGTGCACAGCGCCGAGGAAGGCAGCCGGTTCGGCGAAACACTGGCCGCGCTGCACGAGGCCTGCGGCGCGCAGTTCGGCTGGCATGCGGACAACTACATCGGCGCCAGCCTGCAACGCAATACGCTCACCGACAACTGGTCGCAGTTCTTCGTCGAATTTCGTCTGCGCCCACAGTTCGCCATGGCCCGCGCACACGGTTTCGCAGGCGAACTGCAGAAACAGGGCGAACGCCTGTTCGAGCGCGTGCCCGCGCTCTTCCTCGACTACCGCCCGCGCGCCAGCCTGCTGCACGGCGACCTGTGGCACGGCAACGCTGGCGTGCTGCCCGACGGCACGCCGGCCCTGTTCGACCCTGCGGTCCATTACGGCGACCGTGAATCCGACATCGCCATGAGCGAACTCTTCGGCGGCTTCCCCTCCGCCTTCCACGCCGCTTACCGCCGCCGCGCGCCGCTCAACGAAGGCTTCGAGCAACGCAAGCTGCTCTACAGCCTCTACCACATCCTCAACCATCTCAACCTGTTCGGCCGCGGCTATCTGGGCGAGGCGACCCGCCTGGTCACCCGCCTGAACGATTCCCTGGGCATTCGGCGCCTGTAG
- the pilV gene encoding type IV pilus modification protein PilV encodes MRIQGVSKQRGSTLLEALVAMIILSFGLLGMAGLQGASLQVNQSAMQRSQATMLGHAMLDRIRLAADAGDLTGTPYDIGIDAATPAGADLFSTDIRTWRASLQAALGGAATGGVCRSDADGTCDNAGDYHAIDIRWADAQFTADGGGGSTVQRAAQTLTVVGRL; translated from the coding sequence GTGAGAATCCAGGGTGTTTCCAAGCAACGCGGCTCAACGCTTCTTGAAGCCTTGGTTGCAATGATCATACTGTCCTTCGGTCTGCTCGGAATGGCGGGCCTTCAAGGTGCGTCGCTTCAGGTCAACCAAAGCGCAATGCAAAGATCGCAGGCGACGATGCTTGGGCACGCAATGCTAGACCGCATTCGACTCGCGGCGGATGCGGGGGATCTCACAGGAACACCTTATGACATTGGAATAGACGCCGCAACCCCCGCGGGAGCAGATCTGTTCAGCACGGACATTCGTACATGGCGCGCTTCGCTGCAGGCAGCACTGGGAGGCGCAGCAACAGGAGGCGTATGCCGGAGCGACGCGGACGGCACCTGTGACAATGCTGGGGACTATCACGCAATCGACATCCGGTGGGCGGATGCCCAGTTCACTGCAGATGGCGGCGGCGGTTCGACAGTGCAGCGCGCCGCTCAGACACTCACGGTTGTCGGGAGGCTCTGA
- a CDS encoding pilus assembly protein produces the protein MNAPSCPDLRLCAAPARRRLSIALCAALGTALSPLASAQLDVADVPLVLGRTLEPNLMYIHDDSGSMARFYMPDSISSSNARSKSSTYNRIYYDPTVTYLPPLDHNGNSLGNSNFTSAWTDGYARSGSVNLSNNFTPSFGGGTGYNNQRAYYYQFDENRGGSCTGTLEEKKNKDSCYYKVVLPFDVDQQQNFANWYSYYRSRNFAARAGVSRAFAGLADGIRIGYGRINKSTSSTRDGKSVTTIERGVRKFSGTDREDFFDWLFTTPQSGNTPLRRALDAAGRYYENSADQGPWSTTPGTTGGNHLSCRKSYTLLMSDGYWNDAAAATSDARENVDNTAGTTITGFLNDDTPTSYTYTPQSPFSDSQSNTLADVAMYYWKRDLYPDLDNKVPVSVRDPAFWQHMATFTVGLGVEGSVDPDAAFNAISSGATINWPSVTSNTSSTINDMLHAAVNGRGGFYQANNPDEFSTALRNILAAIIDDNASSSGLARSSSRAAAGTTLYAGSFDSTNWTGELEAIPFNPITGQLSASADWEAGARLGLMSPSAREIVTWSPDNSAGRDFLWGSLDPLQQTNLNGDARLLNFLRGDATYEGSDFRARNSRLGDIVNSTPLHVGSDRQSYGSASGLTSAERTSYLTRLNSAAFKNRQAMVYVGANDGMLHAFNAATGDEVFAFVPNAIFPNLKYLAEKDYKDGHRYYVDGSPVAGDAYIGGSWRTVLVGSTGAGGRSYFALNIESPTTTPAASKVMWEFTHNELGLSIGQASIVKTESGQWVAIFGNGYNSNSHRAQLFVVDLATGTLLKRIDTSVGSSAVPNGLATPVTIDSDRNGLIDLVYAGDYRGNLWKFDFSGASSSDWKVAFQTSGTPKPLFKAVDGIGAGNAQPITAKPAVARHPTKGLMVYFGTGKFFLTGDQGDLSQQTFYGVQDECALTTTGACSTISTAAKVLRADLLEQEIYHEQTASFENTDTSFDYTEGVRLVTNNALTTQKGFYLDLVSPANGAEGERIIAQPNLAFDGRIDFATLIPNEDPCSSGTRSWYMSLDAVSGARHTFTVFDLNRDKFFDDKEYVTDPNTGEKVVVSGRYLGPGTGFTTTLHGEDAANVLGGKRDKDPKCSPDHPDYDEEWAKNPENCPDDPPTKEDESRWGRQSWRQLR, from the coding sequence ATGAACGCACCTTCCTGCCCGGATCTCCGTCTCTGCGCCGCTCCTGCCCGGAGACGCCTGAGCATTGCTCTCTGCGCCGCACTCGGCACGGCACTATCACCGCTCGCCTCCGCGCAACTGGACGTCGCCGACGTTCCTCTCGTGCTCGGCAGAACCCTCGAGCCGAACCTGATGTACATCCACGACGATTCCGGCTCCATGGCGCGTTTTTACATGCCGGACAGCATCTCCAGCTCGAATGCGCGGTCCAAGTCAAGCACCTACAACCGAATCTACTACGACCCTACCGTCACCTATCTGCCACCGCTCGACCATAACGGCAACTCGCTCGGCAATTCCAATTTTACGTCCGCATGGACAGACGGCTACGCTCGCTCGGGTAGCGTCAACCTGTCCAACAACTTCACGCCCAGCTTCGGCGGCGGCACGGGATACAACAATCAGCGCGCATACTATTATCAGTTCGATGAGAACCGCGGAGGGAGTTGCACCGGGACGCTTGAAGAAAAGAAGAACAAGGATAGCTGCTACTACAAGGTGGTCCTGCCCTTCGACGTAGATCAACAGCAGAACTTCGCCAACTGGTACTCTTACTACCGTTCGCGGAATTTCGCTGCTCGTGCCGGCGTCAGCAGAGCGTTTGCGGGCCTGGCGGATGGCATACGAATCGGTTATGGCCGGATCAACAAATCGACCAGTTCGACTCGCGACGGGAAGAGTGTCACGACGATCGAACGAGGCGTACGCAAATTCAGCGGCACAGATCGCGAAGACTTCTTTGACTGGCTGTTCACGACCCCACAGTCCGGGAACACACCCCTACGGCGCGCGCTCGACGCGGCCGGTCGATACTACGAGAACAGTGCTGACCAAGGCCCCTGGAGTACGACGCCAGGCACCACCGGCGGCAACCATCTTTCCTGCCGGAAGAGCTATACGCTGCTGATGTCTGACGGCTACTGGAACGATGCCGCGGCGGCTACATCAGACGCCCGAGAGAACGTCGACAACACCGCGGGCACGACGATCACCGGCTTCCTGAACGACGATACCCCGACCTCGTATACATATACGCCGCAGTCGCCGTTCTCGGACAGCCAGAGCAATACGCTGGCCGACGTCGCGATGTATTACTGGAAGCGTGACTTGTATCCCGACCTTGACAACAAGGTGCCGGTAAGCGTGCGAGACCCGGCGTTCTGGCAGCACATGGCAACGTTTACGGTCGGACTTGGCGTCGAAGGTTCGGTCGACCCAGACGCAGCATTCAATGCCATCTCATCCGGCGCTACCATCAACTGGCCCTCCGTTACCTCGAACACGTCCAGCACCATCAACGACATGCTGCACGCCGCCGTCAATGGCCGCGGAGGCTTCTATCAAGCAAACAATCCCGACGAGTTTTCGACCGCGCTGAGAAACATCCTGGCGGCGATCATTGACGACAACGCCTCGTCCAGTGGGCTTGCTCGCAGTTCATCCCGGGCTGCCGCCGGGACCACGCTCTATGCAGGCAGCTTTGACAGCACCAACTGGACGGGAGAGTTGGAAGCGATCCCTTTCAATCCGATCACCGGTCAGCTGAGCGCCAGTGCGGACTGGGAAGCCGGTGCGCGCCTGGGTCTCATGAGCCCGAGCGCACGTGAGATCGTTACCTGGAGCCCTGATAACTCGGCGGGCCGTGATTTCCTATGGGGGTCGCTCGACCCCCTGCAGCAGACCAACCTGAACGGCGACGCAAGACTGCTCAACTTCCTGCGCGGCGACGCTACATATGAGGGGTCAGACTTCCGGGCTCGCAATTCACGGCTGGGTGACATCGTAAACTCGACGCCCCTGCACGTGGGCAGCGACAGGCAGTCATACGGAAGCGCCTCCGGACTGACTAGCGCCGAACGCACCAGCTATCTCACCCGTCTAAACAGCGCCGCGTTCAAGAACCGCCAGGCGATGGTCTATGTCGGCGCAAACGACGGCATGTTGCATGCCTTTAACGCTGCCACTGGCGACGAGGTCTTTGCGTTTGTCCCGAATGCCATCTTCCCGAACCTGAAGTATCTGGCGGAGAAGGATTACAAGGACGGACACCGCTACTATGTTGACGGCTCTCCGGTTGCAGGGGACGCGTATATCGGCGGCAGCTGGCGGACTGTGCTCGTTGGTTCGACCGGCGCCGGAGGACGCTCCTACTTTGCCCTGAACATCGAGAGCCCGACGACGACCCCGGCAGCCTCCAAGGTGATGTGGGAGTTTACCCACAACGAGCTCGGCCTTTCCATCGGACAAGCCTCCATCGTCAAGACAGAGAGCGGCCAATGGGTTGCCATTTTCGGCAATGGCTATAACAGTAACTCGCATCGGGCACAGTTGTTCGTCGTGGATCTCGCTACCGGGACCTTACTCAAGAGAATCGATACAAGTGTAGGGTCTTCGGCTGTACCAAACGGACTAGCGACCCCGGTGACCATCGATTCGGACCGTAACGGCCTGATCGACCTCGTCTATGCAGGCGATTATCGAGGTAACCTCTGGAAGTTCGACTTCAGTGGCGCAAGTTCCTCCGACTGGAAGGTCGCTTTCCAGACGTCCGGCACCCCGAAACCGCTGTTCAAGGCGGTCGACGGTATCGGGGCAGGCAATGCGCAACCGATCACCGCAAAGCCGGCTGTCGCCCGCCACCCGACCAAGGGTCTCATGGTCTACTTTGGTACAGGCAAGTTTTTCCTGACTGGCGACCAGGGCGATCTTTCCCAGCAGACCTTCTACGGCGTTCAGGATGAGTGCGCTTTGACCACGACTGGCGCCTGCAGCACGATCTCCACCGCGGCAAAAGTACTGCGCGCAGACCTCCTCGAGCAGGAGATCTATCACGAACAAACCGCCTCGTTCGAGAACACCGATACTTCGTTCGACTATACAGAAGGCGTACGGCTGGTCACGAACAACGCGCTGACTACGCAGAAGGGTTTCTATCTCGATCTCGTCTCCCCAGCAAACGGGGCAGAGGGTGAACGCATCATCGCCCAACCAAACCTAGCGTTCGACGGACGGATCGACTTTGCGACTCTGATCCCGAACGAAGACCCGTGCTCCTCGGGCACAAGAAGCTGGTACATGTCGCTCGACGCGGTATCTGGCGCCCGCCACACGTTCACTGTGTTCGATCTGAACCGAGACAAGTTCTTTGATGACAAGGAGTACGTCACCGATCCGAACACCGGAGAGAAGGTGGTTGTCTCGGGCCGCTACCTCGGCCCTGGTACCGGTTTCACCACCACCTTGCACGGAGAAGATGCTGCGAACGTCCTAGGAGGAAAGAGGGACAAGGATCCCAAGTGCAGCCCCGATCATCCGGACTATGACGAGGAATGGGCAAAGAACCCCGAGAATTGCCCGGACGATCCTCCTACCAAGGAAGATGAATCGAGGTGGGGACGCCAGTCTTGGCGGCAACTGAGGTAA
- a CDS encoding HPr-rel-A system PqqD family peptide chaperone: MRTLPPEHSLIEVAWDDGGALYDCGSGDTHLLDPFTLAVLHAARQCGPTPEAVRELLARTDDTAVEQLSRIELALDQLTAARLL; this comes from the coding sequence TTGAGAACGCTACCCCCCGAGCACAGCCTGATCGAGGTCGCCTGGGATGACGGCGGTGCCTTGTATGACTGCGGCTCAGGCGACACCCACCTGCTCGACCCATTCACCCTGGCGGTCCTGCACGCCGCCCGGCAATGCGGCCCCACGCCCGAGGCCGTCCGCGAGCTGCTGGCGCGGACGGATGACACGGCGGTCGAACAGCTTTCGCGGATAGAATTGGCACTCGACCAGTTGACCGCTGCACGCCTCCTTTGA
- a CDS encoding GspH/FimT family pseudopilin, which yields MKRDSGFTLIEVMTALAILALLAAIAAPSLTTTVQNGRIASQANDLLAAFASARNEAIRRGLPVSVSAGVAGGGAGYEAGWCIHTGANCAGAEIFVHEALNQSGIQIAESATQVTFDRLGQKTAPGADFVITLSPVTCPAGDERIRQITIQATGRGSIQRLSCP from the coding sequence ATGAAAAGAGATTCCGGATTCACCCTCATCGAGGTCATGACGGCGCTCGCGATTCTGGCACTTTTGGCCGCCATCGCCGCACCTAGCCTGACTACCACGGTCCAGAATGGCCGGATCGCCTCACAGGCAAACGACCTCTTGGCTGCCTTCGCCAGCGCACGGAACGAAGCGATCCGTCGCGGACTGCCCGTGTCGGTAAGTGCAGGGGTCGCTGGAGGCGGTGCCGGTTACGAAGCTGGGTGGTGTATCCACACCGGTGCGAACTGTGCGGGAGCGGAGATCTTCGTGCATGAGGCGCTCAACCAAAGCGGGATCCAGATTGCAGAATCCGCGACGCAGGTCACCTTTGACCGGCTTGGACAGAAAACGGCTCCCGGGGCCGACTTTGTCATCACCCTCTCCCCCGTCACGTGCCCCGCTGGCGATGAAAGAATACGGCAGATCACCATTCAGGCAACCGGGCGAGGCTCCATTCAGCGACTCAGCTGCCCGTGA
- a CDS encoding nucleotidyltransferase domain-containing protein, with product MNRDERPWTPAALAGLLRDPQQLAALDLPSWDMLIRLARRANVLGLLATTAERLPADALPPCCRPHIAAGRALAARQARAVRWEIECLRKALDTIGVPLVLLKGAAYLAADLPFARGRFFSDVDILVPRSRIDEVEAALMRHGWATTHHDAYDQRYYRQWMHELPPMRHMRRGTVVDVHHRILPLTARFDPDPATMLEQAAPVPDLDGVFVLSPADMLLHSATHLYHEGELPNGYRDLLDLDGLFQHLSAEHPAAFAQLDARADVLNLKAPLAFARRQCASLLYGASSSLGHKPSSLSSQLTDLLHARALVPHHVVLDSTMDPVARWLLYVRAHWLRMPPLLLVRHLVRKYLTNTSRRPP from the coding sequence ATGAATCGCGACGAGCGGCCTTGGACGCCCGCCGCACTGGCCGGACTGCTGCGCGATCCGCAGCAACTCGCCGCCCTGGACCTGCCGTCGTGGGACATGCTGATCCGGCTTGCCCGGCGCGCAAACGTGTTGGGTCTGCTTGCCACCACGGCCGAGCGGCTGCCGGCCGACGCCCTTCCACCATGCTGCAGGCCGCATATCGCCGCCGGCCGGGCCCTGGCCGCGCGCCAGGCGCGCGCGGTGCGCTGGGAGATCGAATGCCTGCGCAAGGCGCTCGACACCATCGGCGTCCCGCTCGTCCTGCTCAAGGGGGCCGCCTACCTTGCCGCCGATCTCCCCTTCGCTCGCGGACGCTTCTTCTCGGACGTCGACATCCTCGTTCCGCGGAGCCGGATCGACGAGGTGGAAGCCGCCCTGATGCGTCACGGCTGGGCCACCACCCACCACGACGCCTACGACCAGCGCTACTACCGCCAGTGGATGCACGAACTCCCGCCCATGCGCCACATGCGGCGCGGCACGGTGGTGGACGTACACCACCGCATCCTGCCCCTCACCGCCCGCTTCGACCCGGACCCCGCCACCATGCTCGAGCAGGCGGCGCCGGTTCCCGACCTCGACGGCGTGTTCGTGCTCTCCCCTGCAGACATGCTGTTGCATAGTGCGACGCATCTGTATCACGAAGGCGAGCTGCCCAACGGCTATCGCGATTTGCTCGACCTCGACGGATTGTTCCAACATCTTTCAGCTGAACATCCCGCCGCCTTCGCCCAACTGGACGCCCGCGCCGATGTGCTGAATCTGAAGGCGCCGCTCGCGTTCGCACGCCGTCAATGCGCTAGCCTGCTGTATGGTGCCTCATCCAGTCTCGGTCACAAGCCCTCCTCGCTATCCAGCCAACTGACCGACCTGTTGCATGCGCGAGCACTCGTTCCCCATCATGTCGTGCTCGACAGCACGATGGATCCTGTCGCGCGCTGGCTGCTCTATGTACGTGCGCACTGGCTGCGGATGCCCCCACTGCTGCTCGTGCGGCATCTGGTACGTAAGTACCTCACGAACACCAGTAGGCGGCCACCCTGA
- a CDS encoding HprK-related kinase A, with translation MRTGPFTFRIASKEAVVADNLRLLYAHHLVIDSPPFADFHVSLERPASPRRWLRPQVDFRLDGYSPFLSLPAPQAFALFEWGMNWCIASHAHQYLLLHAAVLARGDDAALLPAPPGAGKSTLCAYLAHRGWRLLSDELALIDPANGLVHGLARPVNLKNAAIDVIRDTLPEAVLNTPVPDTKKGTVAHLAPPASAVAAVDRPARLQWIVTPRYLSGSALHTERIPRPEAMAMLIDNAFNYDVLGATAFTALADLISRAPAIDLCYERLEEAREWFGALKA, from the coding sequence TTGCGCACCGGCCCCTTCACCTTCCGCATTGCCAGCAAGGAAGCCGTCGTCGCGGACAACCTGCGGCTGCTCTACGCCCATCACCTGGTCATCGACAGCCCGCCCTTCGCCGACTTCCACGTCTCCCTGGAGCGACCGGCCAGCCCGAGGCGCTGGCTGCGTCCGCAGGTCGATTTCAGGCTCGACGGCTACTCGCCCTTTCTGTCGCTACCCGCGCCACAAGCCTTCGCCCTGTTCGAATGGGGCATGAACTGGTGCATCGCCAGCCATGCCCATCAGTATCTGCTGCTGCATGCCGCGGTACTCGCCCGCGGTGACGATGCCGCGCTGCTTCCCGCCCCGCCCGGCGCAGGCAAGAGCACCTTGTGCGCCTACCTCGCCCACCGTGGCTGGCGCCTGCTCTCTGACGAGCTGGCGCTGATCGATCCGGCGAACGGACTGGTCCACGGCCTGGCGCGACCGGTCAATCTCAAGAACGCGGCAATCGACGTGATCCGCGACACCCTGCCGGAAGCCGTGCTCAACACACCGGTGCCGGACACCAAGAAAGGCACGGTAGCCCACCTGGCGCCGCCAGCGAGCGCGGTGGCCGCGGTCGACCGCCCCGCACGGCTGCAATGGATCGTCACACCGCGCTACCTCTCCGGCAGCGCGCTGCACACCGAGCGCATCCCGCGCCCGGAAGCAATGGCCATGCTGATCGACAACGCCTTCAACTACGACGTGCTCGGCGCCACCGCCTTCACCGCGCTTGCCGACCTGATCTCGCGCGCACCGGCAATCGACCTGTGCTACGAGCGGCTTGAAGAGGCACGGGAATGGTTCGGAGCGCTGAAAGCATGA
- a CDS encoding pilus assembly PilX family protein gives MSTSMRAGPSTQRGVVLIVGLIMLLLMTMLGLAAMQSTNQQERMAGNMRDRDLAFQAAEAALREGEGLISAGNEATAGNAFFNVPRTYAQLTEDANWDAGNTDSVAHPGFRTAEIPAANQPRFKIEQLQEVDRSLDPTSPDIIDYFRVTARAQGGRADTVVILQITESRPEN, from the coding sequence ATGAGCACATCTATGCGAGCCGGCCCCTCGACCCAGCGTGGAGTCGTTCTGATCGTCGGCCTGATCATGCTGCTACTGATGACAATGCTGGGCTTGGCTGCGATGCAAAGCACCAACCAGCAAGAGCGCATGGCAGGCAACATGCGTGATCGGGATCTCGCCTTTCAGGCCGCCGAAGCGGCGCTGCGCGAGGGGGAGGGACTGATCAGCGCCGGCAACGAAGCGACTGCAGGAAACGCGTTCTTTAACGTCCCGCGAACCTACGCACAACTTACGGAAGACGCGAACTGGGATGCCGGCAATACCGATAGCGTGGCCCACCCCGGCTTCAGAACAGCCGAGATCCCCGCTGCAAATCAACCTCGTTTCAAGATCGAACAGCTGCAGGAGGTGGATCGCAGCCTCGATCCGACGAGTCCCGACATCATCGACTACTTTCGTGTCACAGCACGCGCACAGGGTGGGCGGGCGGACACGGTCGTCATTCTCCAAATCACCGAATCGCGTCCAGAAAACTGA